A window of Pseudodesulfovibrio hydrargyri contains these coding sequences:
- a CDS encoding uracil-xanthine permease family protein, giving the protein MATSQHGGEMIFKLEDRPSPVKAFFAALQHLMAIFIGIVTPAIVISGVLGFSTEVSSYLISMSLFVSGVATFIQCRKIGPVGSGLLSIQGTSFTFLSLCIGIGLSVKSAGGSEHEVLAAIFGTCLLASPVEMIFSRFIPLLNRIITPLVSGIVVTLIGMSLIKVGLTDVGGGAWLLRNKPELFASPMNLTLAGIVLLVIILFNRSSNKWLRMGAIVFGLIAGYVVAAFLGKVDFSAISKLEAVALPIPFKFGVSVSWPHLIPMALLFLVTTVESMGDLTATSMVSGEPVVGDVYMKRISGGILGDGINSALAAVFNTFPNTTFSQNNGVIQMTGVASRYVGIWIAGLLVLFGVCPVVGGVFSIIPNSVLGGATLIMFGTVAAAGIRIISSSIIDRRGVLIMALSFATGLGVVFVPEILQSFPPFFKGVFGSAITTGGLTAIALNIILPHDLRKLHVDEPLKDML; this is encoded by the coding sequence GTGGCTACTTCACAACACGGCGGAGAGATGATCTTCAAGCTTGAGGATCGTCCGAGCCCCGTCAAGGCGTTCTTCGCCGCACTGCAACATCTGATGGCGATCTTCATTGGGATCGTCACTCCGGCAATCGTTATTTCGGGCGTTTTGGGGTTCAGCACCGAGGTGTCCTCCTACCTGATCAGCATGTCCCTGTTTGTCTCGGGCGTGGCCACCTTCATCCAGTGCCGCAAGATCGGTCCTGTCGGTTCCGGCCTGCTGAGCATCCAGGGAACCAGCTTCACCTTCCTGTCGCTGTGCATCGGCATAGGCCTGTCGGTCAAGTCGGCCGGCGGCTCCGAGCACGAGGTCCTGGCCGCCATCTTCGGCACCTGCCTTCTGGCCTCCCCGGTCGAGATGATTTTCAGCCGGTTCATCCCCTTGCTCAACAGGATCATCACCCCTCTGGTGAGCGGTATCGTCGTGACCCTGATCGGCATGTCCCTGATCAAGGTCGGCCTCACCGATGTGGGCGGAGGCGCCTGGCTGCTGCGCAACAAACCCGAGCTCTTCGCCTCCCCGATGAACCTCACGCTGGCGGGCATCGTCCTGCTGGTGATCATCCTGTTCAACAGGAGCAGCAACAAGTGGCTGCGCATGGGCGCCATCGTGTTCGGCCTGATCGCCGGGTACGTCGTTGCCGCTTTCCTCGGCAAGGTGGATTTCTCGGCCATTTCCAAGCTTGAGGCGGTCGCCCTGCCCATCCCCTTCAAGTTCGGAGTGAGCGTGAGCTGGCCCCACCTGATCCCCATGGCGCTGCTGTTCCTGGTCACCACCGTGGAATCCATGGGCGACCTCACGGCCACCTCCATGGTCTCCGGCGAGCCCGTGGTGGGCGACGTGTACATGAAGCGCATTTCCGGCGGCATCCTGGGCGACGGCATCAACTCCGCCCTGGCCGCCGTCTTCAATACCTTCCCCAACACGACCTTCAGCCAGAACAACGGCGTCATCCAGATGACCGGCGTGGCCAGCCGCTATGTGGGTATCTGGATCGCCGGCCTGCTGGTGCTCTTCGGCGTGTGCCCGGTGGTGGGCGGCGTCTTCTCGATCATCCCCAACTCCGTTCTGGGCGGCGCCACGCTGATCATGTTCGGGACGGTCGCGGCCGCCGGCATCCGGATCATCTCCAGCAGCATCATCGATCGCCGGGGCGTGCTGATCATGGCCCTGTCCTTCGCCACCGGCCTGGGCGTGGTGTTCGTGCCCGAGATCCTGCAGTCCTTCCCGCCCTTCTTCAAGGGCGTCTTCGGCTCGGCCATCACCACCGGCGGCCTCACCGCCATCGCGCTGAACATCATCCTGCCCCATGACCTGCGCAAGCTGCATGTGGACGAGCCTCTGAAAGACATGCTCTAG
- a CDS encoding FAD binding domain-containing protein — protein sequence MVGYVPADLRDALRFAQAEAVTPLAGGTDLMVRFKAPAAMPATPLFLGALPELRGVTRKDEFLSIGACEPLAGIIANPAVPAVFRSALAQIGSPAIRNQGTLGGNVCNASPAGDSLPLLYLFRAEMVLASLEGERVVPLDRFITGPGRTLRQENELLVSIRIPDEFLSEPYVYVFEKMGNRKADAISKASFALRLAVEEGVVRDVDAAFGAMGPKVALMTDSIRAMCLGKTFPLADLDRGELKNELYGLLTPIDDQRSTAAYRKRVALNLLYHYLTTDSTHQR from the coding sequence GTGGTAGGATACGTGCCTGCCGACCTTCGGGACGCCCTGCGCTTCGCCCAGGCCGAGGCCGTCACGCCCCTGGCCGGCGGCACGGACCTGATGGTCCGGTTCAAGGCCCCGGCCGCCATGCCCGCCACCCCGCTCTTTCTGGGGGCGCTGCCGGAGCTCAGGGGCGTGACCCGCAAGGACGAATTCCTGTCCATCGGGGCCTGCGAGCCCTTGGCCGGGATCATCGCCAACCCGGCGGTTCCGGCTGTGTTCCGGTCGGCCCTGGCCCAGATCGGCTCTCCGGCCATCCGCAACCAGGGGACCCTGGGCGGCAACGTCTGCAACGCCTCCCCGGCGGGCGACTCCCTGCCGCTGCTCTATCTTTTCCGGGCCGAGATGGTCCTGGCTTCGCTGGAAGGGGAACGCGTCGTCCCCCTCGACCGATTCATCACCGGGCCGGGGCGGACGCTCAGGCAAGAAAACGAGTTGCTGGTGAGCATCCGCATCCCTGACGAGTTTCTGTCCGAGCCGTATGTCTACGTCTTCGAAAAGATGGGCAACCGCAAGGCGGACGCCATCTCCAAGGCCTCCTTCGCCCTGCGCCTGGCCGTGGAAGAGGGCGTGGTCAGGGACGTGGACGCCGCGTTCGGGGCCATGGGGCCGAAGGTGGCCCTGATGACCGACTCCATCCGGGCCATGTGCCTGGGCAAGACTTTTCCCCTGGCCGACCTGGACCGGGGCGAACTCAAGAATGAACTCTACGGGCTGTTGACGCCCATCGACGACCAGCGCTCCACGGCTGCCTACCGCAAACGGGTCGCGCTGAATCTTTTGTACCACTATTTGACGACCGACAGCACGCATCAGCGCTAA
- a CDS encoding ABC transporter permease: protein MFSSWFTVRKELNPRRKLILTIMSFILPLVAWSIVSYCPYVWHPLVEITNAGDTSVKGDYDYVAKGQLVEKDVFESRNKELAAAGATLAQGDPANPIYLPAPHKVARAFYTAFTAEPQRRGDKWLHESLWHSFKIIFWGFLYSALLGVPLGIMCGTYDFFTRLTEPFVDFIRYMPAPVFGALAVAILGLKDAPKITVIFIGTFFQMVLIVANTTRQLDGSLLEAAQTLGASSRQLLTKIVIPGILPRLYADMRILMGWAWTYLVVAELIGEKSGITSFLYQQQRYRNFDNVYAAIIMIGLIGLLTDQVMAFFGRHLFPWESETGSIWKKVQINLRAENTGPSGNAGYASSCGGTR, encoded by the coding sequence ATGTTCAGCAGTTGGTTCACCGTCAGAAAAGAACTGAACCCCAGAAGAAAACTGATCCTCACGATCATGTCGTTCATCCTGCCTCTCGTTGCATGGTCGATCGTCAGCTATTGCCCGTACGTCTGGCATCCGCTGGTTGAGATAACCAACGCGGGCGACACCTCGGTGAAAGGCGATTACGATTACGTCGCCAAAGGCCAGCTTGTGGAAAAGGACGTCTTCGAATCCCGCAACAAGGAACTCGCGGCGGCCGGAGCCACGCTGGCCCAGGGCGATCCGGCCAACCCCATCTACCTGCCCGCGCCGCACAAAGTCGCCCGCGCCTTTTACACGGCCTTCACCGCCGAACCCCAGCGCAGGGGAGACAAGTGGCTGCACGAATCCCTGTGGCACAGTTTCAAGATCATCTTCTGGGGCTTTCTCTATTCGGCATTGCTCGGTGTTCCTCTCGGAATCATGTGCGGCACCTACGACTTCTTCACCCGGCTGACAGAGCCCTTCGTGGATTTCATCCGCTACATGCCCGCGCCCGTCTTCGGCGCCTTGGCCGTGGCCATCCTCGGGCTCAAGGACGCGCCCAAAATCACCGTCATTTTCATCGGCACGTTTTTCCAGATGGTCCTCATCGTCGCCAACACCACCCGGCAACTGGACGGCTCGCTCCTGGAGGCGGCCCAGACGCTTGGTGCCAGCAGCAGGCAATTGCTGACCAAGATCGTCATCCCCGGCATTCTTCCACGCCTGTACGCCGACATGCGCATCCTCATGGGCTGGGCCTGGACCTACCTCGTGGTCGCGGAACTCATCGGCGAAAAATCGGGCATTACCTCGTTTCTCTACCAGCAGCAACGATACCGGAATTTCGACAACGTCTATGCGGCCATCATCATGATCGGCCTCATCGGCCTGCTTACCGACCAGGTCATGGCCTTTTTCGGACGCCATCTCTTCCCCTGGGAATCCGAAACCGGCTCCATCTGGAAAAAAGTCCAAATCAACTTGAGGGCCGAAAACACCGGCCCGTCCGGCAATGCGGGATACGCCAGCAGCTGTGGAGGGACCCGATGA
- the hypB gene encoding hydrogenase nickel incorporation protein HypB produces MARQETTRVEIQSPVLAKNDAQADRNRARFKELGVSVINLISSPGSGKTTLLEAMARELGGKLAVIEGDQQTERDADRVRRAGVKAVQIETGDACHLDAKAVSEAIDELDLENSGVEVVVIENVGNLICPSSYDLGENLKGALLSLPEGDDKVLKYPSVFCRVGVLLITKMDLQPYMDFDVERAIEETSSLNREFETFKISAKTGDGVPEFCDYLVNLSRAS; encoded by the coding sequence ATGGCACGACAGGAAACCACACGAGTTGAAATACAATCCCCCGTCCTGGCGAAAAATGACGCCCAGGCGGACAGGAACCGCGCCCGTTTCAAGGAACTCGGCGTTTCGGTCATCAACCTGATCAGCTCACCCGGCAGCGGCAAGACCACCCTGCTCGAAGCCATGGCCCGGGAGCTCGGCGGCAAACTGGCCGTCATCGAAGGTGACCAGCAGACGGAACGCGACGCCGATCGCGTGCGCAGGGCCGGAGTCAAGGCGGTCCAGATCGAAACCGGCGATGCCTGCCACCTGGACGCCAAGGCCGTGTCCGAAGCCATCGATGAACTGGACCTTGAGAACAGCGGCGTCGAAGTCGTGGTCATCGAAAACGTCGGCAACCTCATTTGCCCGTCCAGTTACGATCTCGGCGAGAACCTCAAGGGCGCACTCCTCTCCCTGCCCGAGGGCGATGACAAGGTGCTCAAATACCCCTCGGTATTCTGCCGCGTCGGCGTGCTGCTCATCACCAAAATGGATCTGCAGCCCTACATGGATTTCGACGTCGAACGCGCCATTGAGGAGACCTCCAGCCTAAACCGTGAGTTCGAGACATTCAAGATTTCCGCCAAGACTGGCGATGGCGTCCCGGAGTTTTGCGACTACCTCGTGAATCTATCCCGCGCGTCCTAA
- a CDS encoding molybdopterin-dependent oxidoreductase, which yields MEFTINGRKMETRVDPKQRLLSYLREELGLMGSKNGCGVGHCGACTVIIDGQAKRSCVVTMGYCAGRSIETIESLGRDGRLHPLQTAFIDEGAVQCGFCTPGMIMAAKALLDQNQSPTEKEVRAALKHNICRCTGYGAVFRAVSKAAAVLRGDMVYEAPVFDGGQYVGADVPKKDSVAKVTGAPIFAGDLKEEGMLHGVPVFSEHVYAEILSVDTAAAASVPGVELVATGADVPGMNKFGLFVPQQPVICRDKVKYLGDVVACVYATSPEAAQEAAGKVVVEYKVLEPMLDPEENFKEGAPLLHDDTENNIVHHVGVRKGDVEKGFAEADAIVENVYQTQAVEHAYLEPEACLSKMADGVLTLYSGSQGSLAYKKMIQENLNLGEDRVRVVFTATGGGFGGKEEPTVQLLACLGTHLTTRPVKMVMSREDSIRMSTKRHPMKIWMKHGVTRDGRITAMRSRVIGDAGAYVSQTKPVIFRSAVTASGPYFVQNVEADSYGVCTTKNPHGAFRGFGSTQASFACESQMDQLAAAIGMDPVRLRRINGFAAGVETSTGQMLRDGIGYLETLENAEKGLLEMKEEFAGLERPGHIKVGFGIASAYKNVGIGTGLADKAGAFVEITDRGRVLVSIGATDMGQGVDTLSAQIAGSVLGIPYGLIDVVACDTLTCPDGGMTTASRQTFVTGNAVKEAAQLLRDNLADYLNGVPEITEATLLDIRSRAARDGVRTRIEHDYYPPKTHAHRTDANYREGEDRSTYDIHYSYCFASSAVALEVNEKTGEVKVLKVHSSQDVGKAVHPKNVIGQIEGSVAMGVGLGLTEEFVVDGEKIHNKDLRSLGLLTSETMPPVVATYVEEAQDKGPFGAKGMGEVGLNPLAPAIANAVFDAVGKRITELPIKPERILAALKS from the coding sequence ATGGAATTCACGATTAACGGCCGGAAAATGGAAACCCGTGTCGATCCCAAACAGCGGCTGCTTTCCTATTTGCGGGAAGAGCTGGGCCTCATGGGAAGCAAGAACGGTTGCGGCGTCGGCCATTGCGGCGCCTGCACGGTGATCATCGACGGACAGGCCAAGCGGTCCTGCGTCGTGACCATGGGGTATTGCGCGGGCCGGTCCATCGAAACCATCGAGTCCCTCGGCAGGGACGGCCGCCTCCATCCCCTCCAGACCGCCTTCATCGACGAAGGCGCGGTCCAGTGCGGATTCTGCACCCCCGGCATGATCATGGCCGCCAAGGCGCTGCTCGACCAGAACCAGTCCCCCACCGAAAAGGAGGTCCGCGCCGCCCTGAAGCACAATATCTGCCGCTGCACCGGCTACGGGGCCGTGTTCCGGGCCGTGTCCAAGGCCGCCGCCGTCCTGCGCGGCGACATGGTCTACGAGGCGCCCGTGTTTGACGGCGGACAATACGTCGGGGCCGACGTGCCCAAGAAGGACAGCGTGGCCAAGGTCACGGGCGCGCCCATCTTCGCGGGCGACCTGAAGGAAGAGGGCATGCTCCACGGCGTTCCCGTGTTCAGCGAGCATGTCTACGCGGAAATCCTGTCCGTGGACACCGCCGCCGCGGCCTCGGTCCCGGGAGTGGAGCTGGTCGCGACCGGCGCGGACGTGCCGGGCATGAACAAGTTCGGCCTGTTCGTTCCCCAGCAGCCGGTCATCTGCCGGGACAAGGTCAAATATCTCGGCGACGTGGTCGCCTGCGTCTACGCGACGAGCCCGGAGGCCGCCCAAGAGGCCGCCGGCAAGGTGGTGGTCGAGTACAAGGTGCTTGAGCCCATGCTCGACCCCGAGGAGAACTTCAAGGAAGGCGCGCCGCTTCTGCACGACGACACGGAAAACAACATCGTCCACCACGTCGGCGTCCGCAAGGGAGACGTGGAAAAGGGCTTTGCCGAAGCCGACGCGATCGTCGAGAACGTGTACCAGACCCAGGCCGTGGAGCACGCCTACCTGGAGCCGGAGGCCTGTCTGTCCAAGATGGCCGACGGCGTCCTGACCCTGTATTCCGGCAGCCAGGGCTCCCTGGCCTACAAGAAGATGATCCAGGAGAACCTCAACCTCGGGGAGGACCGGGTGCGGGTCGTCTTCACCGCCACCGGCGGCGGCTTCGGCGGCAAGGAGGAGCCCACCGTCCAGCTCCTGGCCTGCCTGGGCACGCATCTGACCACGCGGCCCGTGAAGATGGTCATGAGCCGGGAAGACTCCATCCGCATGAGCACCAAGCGCCATCCCATGAAGATATGGATGAAGCACGGCGTCACCAGGGACGGCCGCATCACGGCCATGCGTTCCCGGGTCATCGGCGACGCGGGAGCGTACGTCTCCCAGACCAAGCCCGTGATCTTCCGCTCCGCGGTCACCGCGTCCGGACCCTATTTCGTGCAGAACGTGGAGGCCGATTCCTACGGCGTCTGCACCACCAAGAACCCCCACGGCGCCTTTCGCGGGTTCGGCAGCACTCAGGCGAGCTTCGCCTGCGAGAGCCAGATGGACCAGCTCGCCGCCGCCATCGGCATGGACCCGGTACGGCTTCGCAGAATCAACGGATTCGCCGCGGGGGTGGAGACCAGCACCGGGCAGATGCTGCGCGACGGCATCGGCTACCTGGAGACGCTGGAAAACGCCGAGAAGGGACTGCTGGAGATGAAGGAGGAGTTCGCCGGACTTGAGCGGCCCGGCCACATCAAGGTCGGTTTCGGCATCGCCAGCGCCTACAAGAACGTGGGCATCGGCACCGGGCTCGCCGACAAGGCCGGGGCCTTTGTGGAGATCACCGACCGGGGCCGCGTCCTGGTCAGCATCGGGGCCACGGACATGGGGCAGGGCGTGGACACCCTGAGCGCCCAGATAGCGGGCAGCGTGCTGGGCATACCCTACGGCCTCATCGACGTCGTCGCCTGCGATACCCTGACCTGCCCGGACGGCGGCATGACCACCGCCTCCCGGCAGACCTTCGTCACGGGCAATGCCGTGAAGGAGGCGGCGCAACTGCTCAGGGACAACCTCGCGGACTACCTGAACGGGGTCCCGGAAATCACCGAGGCGACGTTGCTCGACATCCGTTCCAGGGCGGCGCGCGACGGGGTGCGGACCAGGATCGAGCACGACTATTACCCGCCCAAGACCCACGCCCACCGGACCGACGCCAACTACAGGGAAGGCGAGGACCGGTCCACCTACGATATCCATTATTCCTACTGCTTCGCCTCCTCGGCCGTGGCGCTGGAAGTGAACGAGAAGACCGGCGAGGTCAAGGTGCTCAAGGTCCATTCCTCCCAGGACGTGGGCAAGGCCGTGCACCCCAAGAACGTCATCGGCCAGATCGAGGGCTCCGTGGCCATGGGCGTCGGGCTCGGGCTGACCGAGGAGTTCGTGGTGGACGGCGAGAAGATTCACAACAAGGACCTGCGCTCGCTGGGGCTGCTGACCAGCGAGACCATGCCCCCGGTCGTGGCCACCTACGTGGAGGAGGCCCAGGACAAGGGACCCTTCGGGGCCAAGGGCATGGGCGAGGTCGGGCTGAATCCGTTGGCCCCGGCCATCGCCAACGCCGTGTTCGACGCCGTGGGCAAGCGCATCACCGAGCTGCCCATCAAGCCCGAGAGAATCCTCGCGGCGCTGAAATCCTAA
- a CDS encoding helix-turn-helix domain-containing protein, protein MEQFTLGKKIKEKRMELGISQKGLAEMTDLTPGFLSQIERDLAEPSITSLRKIAKALNVAVFYFLIDDDDTRAVVKKDERRKLNFHDSHMTYELLSPDLNRQMEMFMGELEPGAVTCEEPLPHPGEEVTYVLKGTMWICVGNDEYTLEEGDTIYYLGSIPHQIRNIGSDMLIFISTITPPLF, encoded by the coding sequence ATGGAGCAATTCACGCTGGGGAAGAAGATCAAGGAAAAACGGATGGAGCTGGGCATCAGCCAGAAAGGGCTGGCCGAGATGACCGACCTGACGCCCGGGTTTCTCAGCCAGATCGAACGCGATCTGGCCGAGCCCTCCATCACCTCGCTGCGCAAGATCGCCAAGGCGCTCAACGTGGCCGTTTTCTATTTTCTGATCGACGACGACGACACCAGGGCGGTGGTCAAGAAGGACGAGCGGAGGAAGCTGAACTTCCATGACTCGCACATGACCTACGAGCTGCTTTCCCCGGACCTGAACCGGCAGATGGAGATGTTCATGGGGGAACTGGAGCCCGGGGCCGTGACCTGCGAGGAACCGCTGCCCCATCCCGGCGAAGAGGTGACCTACGTCCTGAAGGGGACGATGTGGATTTGCGTCGGCAACGACGAGTACACGCTGGAGGAGGGCGACACGATCTATTACCTGGGCAGCATCCCCCACCAGATCAGGAACATCGGTTCCGACATGCTGATCTTCATATCCACCATTACCCCGCCTCTGTTCTAG
- a CDS encoding hydrogenase maturation nickel metallochaperone HypA/HybF — protein MHEMSIAEAMLDTISDALGGRADLVSASCTIGPLSGINAESLKFCFTEVAGQLGFGQPELIVTKVAAPAHCLSCGTDYTFINPYDRCPSCESLSREVRGGDDFTLDAVDIAEA, from the coding sequence ATGCACGAAATGTCCATTGCCGAAGCCATGCTCGACACCATTTCCGACGCCCTTGGAGGCCGGGCCGATCTCGTATCGGCGTCCTGCACCATCGGACCACTGTCCGGCATCAACGCAGAGTCGCTCAAATTCTGTTTCACCGAAGTGGCCGGCCAGCTCGGCTTCGGCCAACCGGAACTCATCGTCACCAAAGTCGCGGCTCCGGCCCACTGCCTGAGCTGCGGCACGGATTACACCTTCATCAACCCCTACGACCGATGTCCGTCCTGCGAATCCCTGTCCCGCGAAGTGCGGGGCGGCGACGACTTCACACTGGATGCGGTGGACATCGCGGAGGCATAA
- a CDS encoding molybdopterin-binding protein yields MKRIAVDEMIGTVLAHDLTRVVAGESKGVAFKRGHVIEARDLPMLKDMGRNHLYALDVPGTSLHENDGALRLAESLAGDNVGLSGAREGRVDLMSGCTGLLDVNRSLLDFVNAHPEIVVATRHTDSVVRKGDTLAGAKIVPLTVEKSLLAEIEMASGITGPLLRVRPFLPLRVGMVVTGSEVYHGRIKDTFSPVLEKKVAAYGGRIVKKALAPDDTDALRHRVADVLREEIDLLVLTGGMSVDPDDLTPGVIASIATDIVAYGSPVLPGAMFMAAYRGELPIIGVPACGMYNKTTVLDLVLPRLFAGQRISREFLLSKAHGGLCLNCPDCTYPDCPFGK; encoded by the coding sequence ATGAAACGCATTGCAGTTGACGAAATGATCGGCACCGTGCTGGCCCACGACCTGACCCGCGTCGTCGCGGGAGAGAGCAAAGGGGTGGCCTTCAAGAGGGGGCACGTGATCGAAGCGCGCGATCTCCCCATGCTGAAGGATATGGGAAGGAACCATCTGTACGCGCTCGACGTTCCGGGGACCTCCCTGCACGAGAACGACGGCGCCCTGCGCCTGGCGGAGTCCCTCGCCGGGGACAACGTCGGCCTGTCCGGCGCCCGGGAGGGGAGGGTGGATCTGATGAGCGGCTGCACAGGGCTTCTCGACGTCAATCGTTCGCTGCTCGACTTCGTCAACGCCCACCCCGAGATCGTCGTCGCCACTCGGCACACGGATTCCGTCGTCCGCAAAGGGGATACCCTGGCCGGGGCCAAGATCGTTCCCCTGACCGTGGAAAAGAGCCTGCTGGCCGAGATCGAGATGGCGTCCGGGATAACCGGCCCTCTGCTGCGGGTGAGGCCTTTCCTCCCGCTCAGGGTCGGGATGGTGGTCACCGGTTCCGAGGTCTACCACGGCCGCATCAAGGATACCTTCTCGCCGGTTCTGGAAAAGAAGGTGGCGGCCTACGGAGGCCGGATCGTGAAAAAGGCCCTCGCTCCGGACGATACGGACGCGCTCCGCCACAGGGTTGCGGATGTCCTGCGGGAGGAGATCGATCTGCTCGTGCTGACCGGCGGCATGAGCGTCGACCCCGACGACCTGACCCCGGGGGTCATCGCCTCCATCGCGACGGACATCGTGGCCTATGGTTCTCCCGTCCTGCCCGGGGCCATGTTCATGGCGGCATACCGGGGCGAACTGCCCATCATCGGCGTTCCGGCCTGCGGCATGTACAACAAGACGACGGTCCTCGATCTCGTGCTGCCTCGCCTGTTCGCCGGGCAGAGGATCTCCCGAGAGTTTCTGTTGAGCAAGGCGCACGGCGGGCTTTGCCTCAACTGCCCCGACTGCACCTACCCGGATTGTCCGTTCGGCAAGTAG
- a CDS encoding ABC transporter ATP-binding protein, with product MTAVNNLDLPDYREQAPEVASRFASIKERPVVMTVDHLGKVFPSPQGEVTALKDVCFDVHRREFISVIGSSGCGKSTLVRILAGLETPTSGQVLLDGKPIEGPGADRGMVFQGYTLFPWLTIKQNVMFGQRMRGVGEIAAGQEAMQWLDIVSLTDFANHYPHQLSGGMKQRVAIARALANQPRVLLMDEPFGALDAQTRAFMQAYLLEIWRNVDVTIIFITHDLDEAVYLADRVVFLEAHPGRVGEIIENPVPMPRSPEQFLSPQFLATKKRLEELIHPPDKRSEEPVISIRRQTRVGDDVF from the coding sequence ATGACCGCTGTCAACAACCTTGATCTGCCCGATTACCGGGAACAAGCTCCTGAAGTCGCATCCCGTTTCGCGTCCATCAAGGAACGTCCGGTGGTCATGACCGTGGACCACCTGGGCAAGGTGTTCCCCAGCCCCCAAGGCGAAGTAACGGCCCTCAAAGACGTCTGCTTCGACGTGCACCGAAGGGAATTCATCTCGGTCATCGGTTCGTCCGGCTGCGGCAAATCCACCCTGGTCAGGATTCTCGCGGGCCTGGAGACCCCGACCTCCGGACAAGTTCTGCTCGACGGCAAGCCCATTGAAGGCCCCGGTGCCGACAGGGGCATGGTCTTCCAGGGCTACACGCTATTCCCGTGGCTCACGATCAAGCAAAACGTCATGTTCGGCCAACGCATGCGGGGCGTCGGCGAAATCGCCGCCGGCCAGGAGGCCATGCAGTGGCTCGACATCGTTTCCCTGACCGACTTCGCCAACCACTATCCCCACCAACTCTCGGGCGGCATGAAGCAGCGCGTGGCCATCGCCCGCGCCCTGGCCAACCAGCCCCGGGTCCTGCTCATGGACGAGCCCTTTGGGGCTCTCGACGCCCAGACCAGAGCGTTCATGCAGGCGTACCTTCTGGAAATCTGGCGCAACGTGGACGTGACCATCATCTTCATCACCCACGACCTCGACGAAGCGGTCTACCTGGCGGACCGGGTCGTCTTTCTCGAAGCGCATCCCGGGCGCGTGGGCGAGATCATTGAGAATCCGGTGCCCATGCCGCGCTCCCCGGAGCAGTTTCTTTCGCCGCAGTTCCTCGCCACCAAGAAGCGGCTGGAGGAACTCATCCATCCACCGGACAAGCGGTCCGAGGAGCCGGTCATCTCCATCCGGCGCCAGACCCGGGTCGGGGACGACGTCTTTTAG
- a CDS encoding (2Fe-2S)-binding protein, with protein MISFTLNGAAVSVDLPPATPLLHVLRDRFGLMGGKEGCGEGECGACSVLIDDNLHTSCIYPLGNVSGKRVLTIEGFKGSPQFQCIDAAFAQCGSVQCGFCTPGMILATQALLLKNPSPSVEEAREALSGNLCRCTGYNMIVEAVLLAAKNGGGLW; from the coding sequence GTGATATCGTTTACCTTGAACGGAGCGGCCGTGTCCGTCGACCTGCCGCCCGCCACGCCCCTTTTGCACGTCCTGCGCGACCGGTTCGGCCTCATGGGCGGCAAGGAAGGGTGCGGCGAGGGCGAGTGCGGCGCGTGCAGCGTGCTCATCGACGATAATCTGCACACCAGCTGCATCTATCCCCTGGGCAACGTCTCCGGGAAACGGGTGCTGACCATCGAAGGCTTCAAGGGCTCGCCGCAGTTCCAATGCATCGACGCGGCCTTCGCCCAATGCGGATCGGTCCAGTGCGGGTTCTGCACGCCGGGCATGATCCTGGCCACCCAGGCCCTGCTCCTGAAGAATCCGTCCCCGTCCGTGGAAGAGGCGCGGGAAGCGCTTTCGGGCAATCTCTGCCGCTGCACGGGCTACAACATGATCGTCGAGGCGGTCCTGCTGGCCGCGAAGAACGGAGGTGGGCTGTGGTAG